Proteins from a single region of Apium graveolens cultivar Ventura chromosome 7, ASM990537v1, whole genome shotgun sequence:
- the LOC141674180 gene encoding uncharacterized protein LOC141674180, which yields MADAKEYVKKCDQKHAPVVRQPPKMLTSINSPIPFAIWGMDILGPFPMATAQRKFLIVAIDYFTKWIEAKTLAKITTKQVSQFLWENIMSNRQAEVANHIILDGLKKRIEKSRNNWVDEVLPILWDYKTACRVTTGAIPFMLEYGAEAVVPVEISHSSPRIQAYNAEENEEGQRLALFLIDEVRAAAHVRIVEYQKKKPLFTTT from the exons atggctgatgccaaagaatatgttaAGAAATGTGATCAGAAACATGCACCTGTAGTAAGGCAACCTCCCAAAATGCTGACTTCCATAAACTCCCCAATACCATTTGctatatggggaatggatattctcgGACCTTTCCCAATGGCTACTGCTCAAAGGAAATTCTTAATTGTGGCGATTGACTACtttaccaagtggattgaagccaagacTTTGGCAAAGATTACGACTAAGCAAGTATCTCAGTTCTtatgggaaaatattatgt CCAATAGGCAAGCAGAGGTTGCAAATCATATCATTCTAGATGGgttaaagaagaggattgaaaaatccagaaataattgggtggatgaagtATTGCCAATACTCTGGGATTACAAAACTGCATGTAGAGTTACTACAGGAGCAATACCATTCATGCTAGaatatggggcagaagcggtcgttccagtggagatatctcATTCATCTCCAAGGATCCAAGCATATaatgctgaagaaaatgaagaggggcaaagattagcctTGTTTTTGATAGATGAAGTACGAGCTGCAGCGCATGTAAGGAttgtggaatatcagaaaaaaaaACCTCTTTTTACTACAACCTGA